The genomic DNA ACACTGCGCAGGGTCTTCTCCGAAACCTGCTGCTCGGCCCCGTCCCATCCGGTGAACGTGGTCGCAACTTTGTGCAGGCCGGCAAGCCGGTGGAGCGGGTCGCCGGTTATGGGGGCGGACTGGGTGTTTGGCGTTTCACTCATGCACCCAATCTATGGCCCCTGTCCGGCCGCCGCATCCGCAGCTTCCGGCTGCGGGCATGCCGGAACCGGCTAGGGACTCTCCTGCGTGAGCCGCCAGCCGTCCTGGAAATCCGGATGGTCCTCGTGGACGGCCGCCAGTGCGGAGAGTGCCAGGCGGGTCCATTCCAGTTCCTCGCGGAACCGTGGATCCTCGTCGTCATCCTCTTCCAGGACCATGCGCGAGAGGGCATGGCGGCGGGCGCCCCCGATGATCTCGATGAGCATGAGCTTGGTTTCGCATTCCTTCAACAGACGCTCTTCGTACCAGCGGTCGGAGAGGGAAACATTGGAAGATGCGAGTAGTTTGCGGGCCTCGGAGATGTCCTCCTGGAAGCGTGTGACCAGGAAATCCACGATATCCATGGCCGAAGCTTACCGGCCGGGGGCGCCCCAGCGAGAGGGTCCTATGCGTGATCGGGAATATTTTATGGGTATACGTCTGTTGGCATAAATATCAACAATCTCAGGAGGCGCCTTTTGCCGGTAGCTAACGCTCCCACTCCGCCCACGACTGCCCGCGCCAAGCGCGTGCGCAGCATCCGTACCCTTCGCCGCGGGGACACCATAGAAGCCCGCAGCGGTGGCGAAACCTATTTCCACGGTGAGGTCCAGGACACGGCCCCCGGTCTGTCCACGGTCTGG from Arthrobacter zhangbolii includes the following:
- a CDS encoding DUF6221 family protein; translated protein: MDIVDFLVTRFQEDISEARKLLASSNVSLSDRWYEERLLKECETKLMLIEIIGGARRHALSRMVLEEDDDEDPRFREELEWTRLALSALAAVHEDHPDFQDGWRLTQESP